Part of the Marasmius oreades isolate 03SP1 chromosome 5, whole genome shotgun sequence genome is shown below.
CGACTCCCGCAATTTCCCTTCGTTGCGGTACCCCTCCCCCTTCAATTATTGAGATTTTCTCAACGATGGCCGAAATCACAGCCTCTCGGACCCGTGTAATCGGGACGTTACTCGCCATTCGAAGCGTCTTGAGTTCAACAGCTGCATTTTCAAGTGAATGTCCTTCCGTAAACGCCCGCTCCAAAGACTGGTTTACTTCGTGCCGGAGTTCATTTTCGGCTTTGAGGTCGGATGAGATTACACCACCAGTCTCCAAAGACgtcgacgacgacgtaggTAAATTGCCTAGGTGTAGATCactctcgtcgtcatcagaTTCGCTTTCTTCGTCGCCAGATTCCGATCCTGCATCTGAAACGTCTAGATCCGCTGCGTCGTCACCTGACAAGACGTTAGAACCAGTCATCTAGAGACAGGCTTGAGAGTATCGACACCTATGCGCATGAATCGTTGATTTTTGATATTGTCCACGCCATCCTCGTCCGCTTCGTCATGTTCGCTACCGCTAAAACTAGTTCGAGTCCAGACAATGACATTTGCGTCGACACCTAGTCTGGCCTGTGCAGCATCTTGATCTATAGAGAAAGGAAAACCGTGTTTGTGTTCCGCTCCATGTTGTAGAAAGCCCTTACGTACCTTCCTCGATGTCCTCAACTTCcgaatcatcatcatcctcgtcgtcaatcCTTTTGGACAACCTCACGAACGGTTCCAACTGTATCCCCGAGGCCAAACTAACACCATCCCCAATCAAACAGCCTCTAGATATTTTCGTATCATCCCCAACCGTAACTCCTGTCCCTATAATACTCTGTTCAATGAAACATCCCGAACCTATCTTCGTATTATCAAAAATATAGGCATTATCAATCACTGTGTTATGTCCAATGATGCAATTTCGACCGATTACTGATGATATTATCTGCGCGTTGTTGAAGACTTGAGCCCCGGAACCGACTAGTGAGTTGTTTCCGATTTTACTTGTTCTGGAAAAGCGAAGGTCGACGAACAGCTAAGTTAAGGAAGAAGAGTAACCAAACCACCATTACTCACCGAGCGAGAAGTACCGAGTTATCTCTAGCAATGTATTTGTTACCACGTCTATGTTCGTATACATGTCCCGCTGGGTGATTGTTGTCTGGGACTAAGGGGAAAGTCCACCGAGACAAGATGTCTTTGCTAAGAGGCCCAGCTTTCAACAGAATTATTGCATGTTATAAAAGAAATTTCACCTTATTGAATCATAACTCTTTGTATCCTGCACCCGTGCGGCGTAGCCGCCCTTCGCAACATAGCAATAGATATTCTTCATCAGCAGATCCGAGGTGAGTACGCCATGCACAAAATCCCTCCGTATATCGAGGTAATCAAAGTTGTCTTGGAACAAAGATGGTACCTTCAAAGTAGAAGAGAAATCATATTCATTTCGAGGTCATTCATCGACTATACTTTGGAAACATACCTCAACAGAACAAACGTCGATCCCGCAATCAATCAGATCGTTGCGAATGTCCACGTCAGGATGTTCCACAAGAATCTCTCTGGGAATACGAATATGGGTTTTGCGCGGGTATCCAATCACAGATTCAATATGAAGGCATTCAGACGTCTCAGAGTCGAGGACGAAGATTGATGAGTCTCCCTTCGACCTTGCAAAAGGATCAGTCAGTGCCTCAAAACCTTTCAATacgaagagagagagaaaagcttCACCTCGttctccctcctcctccgcaTTCCTTCACGACGATGGTCATAATAGCATCcctatccttcttcttcctctctttgTGCACCCTCACAACCTCGTCCACCCGTATATTGCTCACCAGATCTCCGTGTACCAGCACGAAATCTCCTGTAACTAATCCTCGGGTATACACGTCCCGTAAGGCATCTCCAGAAGAAAAAGTTTCTTTTGCTGTCATGATAGGTACGATCTTGATTCCAGAACCTGGTTTTGACCATCGTGATTccctaaagaaagatgatgAAGGATATGTTGAATAGAGCAGACAAAGAGTGAAACCCTCTTCAAGACGCACGCGATCGTCTCCTTCACTTGTTCTGCATGAGATCTACAGATTACAAAGATTTCCTGAACTCCAGCCAGTGCAAGACTTTCGAATGTCCAGTCGAGCAGGGGTGCGTTGCAGATCGGGAGGAGACACTAGGTGAATACATCTGAGTGACTTCGCCGTGAAACGAAAACAATGAGGTATCATTACTCGAGGCTTTCGCGTCGTGAGGGGTCTGAATCGCTTGTTGAAGCTGTCAGCGAGGATAACAGCTTGAAGtacttcgtcgtcgtctccgATCTGCTTTTCTTTGCCGAGGGACTTCGGAGCCATGAATGTAGGAAGGAGATGATTACAACTGCCTATGATGACTCATGGCATGGTGAAATGATGTTTCAGTCATTCAAGTTGCATTTCGGTATTCACTTGCAAAGAAAACGATAACAAGGAGTACCTGATGAAAGAGAGCATGATCcgacaaaggaaagaagggtGGGGTATTCTATCAGATCAATGGAAAGATTAAGAGAATGGGAGCGGCTCGTCATGATAAAGTGTCGTTAAGATAGAAGGTGACCGAGAACCAAATCCTCCTGTACAGTAGCGGAATGAGATGAGCGATACTAAGGAAGGATCCAAGAACTTTGTATAGCCCTAGATAAAATGGTGTGGGACGAATAGATAAAAGTAGACAATGAATGAAAAGGAACTCATAACAGTCGTACGGTCAAGTCAAGAACGCCTCACGCAGCAACGGCAGCAGTGGTTATCGCCTCACCAGACTTCATAGGGGCAACCTCCTCCGTCTTAGGCTCCTCAACCTTCGCCTCCTTTGCAGCCTCTGATGTTGCACCCTCGGTGTTGGTTGCAGGGTTTTCGAGAGGTGCAACGGGTGCGGGTTCCTCAATCTTGGGAGGATGCTCGTCAACCTTTGCGGGGGTGGAAACCTCAGTCTTCGGCTTGGGCTTGAAGAAGTCGCCAACACGAGCAGAAAGACGACGGCCAACCTTGGCGGCTTTCGGGGTCTTatcttcttttttctcttcctttttgTCCTCCTTCTGCAGGAGGTTTGCTTCTCAGAGCACGTGTAAATTAACGGGAGAAATAAATACCTTATCCTCTTTAGCCTCCTCCGCAGGTGTCTCGGGAACAGGCTCGGCGGGAGCACTGTAATCAAGGTCAATCAATAGAGCAGACGTGAGAGGGACAACCACCTACACTTCGTTTGCAGGCTGCTCGGTGGTAACGGCAGCGGTGGCGGCAGGTTCCTCAGCCTTCACCTCAGCGGGGGCAGCCTCAGTAGTGACCTCTTTGGCGGGTTCTTCAGAGGTGGCTTCCTTGGTAGGCTCCTCAGTGGCAGGAGCGGTCTGCAGGGGATTGAGTGATTGGATAGGAACAATATAGAGaaacaaacacacctcagaagcctccttctttttgtccttcttggGGCTCTTAGGGGCCTTTGCCTTCTTCTCGGTCTTCACCTTCTCGGTCTTGTCGCCCTTAAAGGGAGCAAGAAGTTTCTGAAGGAAACCTGGGCTCTTGGGGCGCTCTTCCCTCTTGTCGGTCTCCGACTATTGAATTGTAATTGAGGTCGCGTGAGCTAACGAAAGGACCAGTAACGTACAGCTTTAGCCTCCTCCTTTGCCGGCCCGGCAGCAGCTGCTTCAGTTGCTTCAGTAGCGGTTGCTTCAGTGGCTGGTTCCTTGGCGTGCTCCTCTTCGACATTGGCAGCCTGTTGAAGAAGAGTCAGGAAAATCTGATGAGCACTGCAAGTGAAAAACTAACTTCGGTCTTGACATCCTCTTTGAGAGGTTCCTTGGAAAGAGGAAGTTGGAGATAAGAAAAGGGAACAGAGGATAAGACAACAGACCTCTGCTTTGACGGGCTCAGGAGCAGGAGTAGCCTCAGCGGCAGTAGCAGGAGCAATAGCCTCTGGGACAACCTCAGTAGTGGTAGCAGGCATTGTCTCCTCGACGGGAGCAACAGTGGCAGCAGTAGTTTCGGGGGCGGACATTATGGCTGTTGGGAGAAAGGTTGGGAAAGAACGAGGCTGGTAAGAATGGACGTACAAGTAGAGAAGAATATTAGTGGTAATAGAAGAGAGGGACACTGCGCGCTACGCAAGCTGAGAGGATggaaaaaagaaagggaTAAAGAGAGAGGGTTGGCGCGGCCCTTCTTTTATTTGTAGCCCGATGTTTGGCTTTTGTTTGCCACACCCTCCTTAAACCCTATTTTGGGTTCCAGCGCTTGTTGCCCCTAACGGTAATTAGAACGTCACTAAATCATGGAGCGACCACAAGAGTATGAAGGTTCCTTCTTGCCTTTAGCCCCCCATGATCCTCCTACTACTTACCCCAGCTCTTCTCTTCATCGcgttccttctcctcctacTGATTTCTCTCTCAGTTCCAATAATCAAGACTATCTATCTCTTCCGTTTAGCGACCTCCGCTACTTCCGACTTGCTTCGTTCTGGCGCCTCCGGTGCTGTTGATTTCGGTGTCTGGGGCTACTGTGCTGATGCCATCGCAGTCTCGTTTGTCTTCTCTTTATTTCATTATTTTTACGCGTCTTATTCCCTGTTTATAGCGTTTTCGGCTTTGATCGCGATGCCTCTGCTCAATGCTCTGATCGTCATCTAGGTTATGGGTTCGATAGCACCGTGGCCCGCATTCTGCATGTTTCATAAATTTCTTGGTCTTCATCCTTCTAACACTTTTTTCCACTTGCAGACGTGTCGAGGACTTCAACGACATCATCACCAAGACCACCACTGCCGCGCTTGTCCTTCACCCTATAGGTATGGCGCCACGGATTTCCAATCAAAATTCCCATCAAACTTCTAATTCTTTAGCGTGTGGCCTAACTTTCTTGACGCTTCTCGTCTCCCTTTTCATGCTTCGTCGCGGCTCAAACGGGACCTCTCGTTTTCCTTCACTTCTTACCCTCGGCATCGGCATCCTGACGGCCCTACTCACAACCATTGTTTTTCTCATCGATGTCATTTTTGTCGCGGTTATCCGAGGTCGCGTTAACGACCGGACAGATGGCGAAGTCACCCTCGGTTACGGGAATGCCGTATGTGTAAATACCCATCAGTTTCACCTCTACTTGACTCTTGTCCAGGTCTGGATGGCTCTCGGAGCTGCTCTCGCTATCTGGCTCGCCATGGTTGGCGCCTGCGGAGGCGTTTGCGCGTGTGGCAGTCGTCGATTCAGGTAAAGCTTTCGTTCCTTGTGGTTTGAAAACGGACGATTTACAGCTTCGCAGGAAATCTGAGCGGTATTGATCACTTGTGGACAATCAATTGTGACTTCTGATCGATTCTGTCGGACTCCGACATCTCTGAcggacttttcctccttctcccttACGAACACGACCCTGTTCTTACCTCCTCCGCCTTTCTTCAGCGCGAAAGTCATGAACTCTGAGCTCTGAAATCATCTGCCATTTGTTGCCATAAAGTATGAGCCGGGAATGTGTATATGTATCTATCGTCTTGTCTTGCATACATCACGACTATCAATCAAACGGTTGATTCAATTGTCATGGACCCTCTCGATCTCAGAAGGCATCCTAACCAACGGTATGAACTTATCCCATCATGTTTCAGAATGaagagaaatggatggaacgcaTGGAAGACTCCGGAGGGTTCCTATGTATCCTCCCTCTCCCACTTCAGAGATTTCAGATTTCTTTGCCTGCCTTCCAAGTTCTAGGGTAAAGTAATACGCGCCGTGGAGTTAGTATTACGTTTCGTTTGTGAGATTCACATCGAACAAATGGAGACACATAGTGTTCAAATCTGACTCTTTTTCGCTTGGCATGAGCCTCACCTCTAGGCCTTCACAACCGCCGCAGTCCGTGGTGGTACCCTGAGGCCCTTGCTCTTTAGATAACGACGCTTAGATTCTGTGaggaaaaaagtatggtaAGAATTCATCCTCCTCGATGCAATAGGATGCATGGTTTACTGACCTTCGATGTATGGCTTgtcttcctcgtcatcaaATGTCACTTTCTCCCCATCTCCGTCCACTCTATCGGCAGTCACCGTTTCTTCACCAACATTGTCTTGTTCCTTATCACCTGACAACATCTTTTTACTCCTTTTCTCCACCTTGAATTTTGCAACAAAAAATCCGTCCATGTTGTGTACATGAGGATAGAACCTCCTCGTCAACTTAACACTCTTATCATAAACCTTGCCTCGATACGATGTGTACCCTTCAACTCCGAATCCGATTCCGGTATCGACAAGATGGACATTGGGTCTCTTGCGCAAGGCGTAATCGACAACCGCTTCGTTTTCGTCTACGGTGACAGAACATGTCGAGTAAACAACGTAAGATCCGCTTTTGGACTCCGGTTTCACGCTATCCAGAGCACACAAGATGAGTTGTTTCTGGAGGTGTGCGAGTAGGGTGAAGTCGCGCTCGGACTGCAAGTAATGACGATATCAGAATCTTGCGCGCTTTACGAAGTTTGAAAAGCGAACCTTGTTTACTTTGACACTCGAATCCTTGCTAATCACACCTGTTCCACTGCATGGCGCATCCAACAGCACACGATCGAATCCCCCCATTACTTTCGGGAATTCACGTCCATCGTAGGAGCAAACGACAACGTTCTTGCAGCCTAATCGGTGGACATTGGCACTCAAGCTCTTCGTACGAGCCTTGTTCGCGTCATTAGCGAAAACAACGCCGGTATTCTGCAGTAAGGCAGCGATATGGGTTGTTTTGCCGCCTGGGGCCGAAGCCATATCGAGGACCCTTTCACCGGGTTGCGGTGACAGAGCGATAAcagggaggaaggaagaagcgGCTTGAAGCATGTAATGACCGGCGAGATACTCAGGAGTTGCACCTACAGGCACTTGTTACTTAGCAAGTGATACACTTTGCGCATCGGAAGACTGACCTATAGGAACGCTACTTTCGAAGACCTGCAATCCGACGTTGGTCCATTTACCTATAGGCTCTAAGTTTACGCCACGATTGATCAGTACTTGAGCTAAATCTCGCCGCCGGGTCCGAAGAGTGTTGGTCCGGATCGTGACAGGACGGGGAACTTCGTTGGCCTCGAAGAACTCGATTGCCTGAAAACAGGAGTGAGTCTGAGAGTTGACAGGAACCAGAAAAGTGCGAACCTCAGCAAcagggaagaggaggaagagcttcTCAGCAAGAAACTCGTTATATCCGTAGTAGCTTGCAATGTCCGATATGAGCTGAGATGTGTATTCTGCACGCGATCTAGAAAACAAATTCGGTCAGTTTAGTATAATTGGAAGTTGCTACCGTCCGCTTACCTTCCCTTTTCCGCCCGCTTTTTGAATTTCTGCAATACCCGTGTACACTCTCGCATACGGCGTTGAACGACGTGGACGTCGGGTCCACCAGCGTTTCTCTCCGCCTCCCTCTCCTCAGCAGTAGGTAGATTGAATGTTTCTCCGTCTGCTTCACCATTTtcgtcatcatcctctacatCCTCCATATCGAAATCGTCTCCGTCTTCCATCTCGGCAGCAGCCTGAATTTCGTCCAGATCAAGCTGGGCTTCTTTAGCAGCTCTAGCTTCTAACGCTCTCGACTTGGTTTCCATATTCGCCATTGTTACCGGATCATCGTCCGAGTCCTCATCAGAATCAGAGTTGTCGGAGGCGTTCGGTATGATCTTCAGAGGACGTTCAGCTTGTTTTGATTTTTTGATTCTTGAGGAGAATTGTTGTGGAGGCAGTTCAACTTCATCTGAGTCAAAGTCAAAttcttcgacttcacctCGGAGTAGTTCGTCCCTACACGCAAGAATCAGGGAGGATGCTCCAACAAAGTGTGAGGTGTGCTCACTCGTCGACTTCGATATCATTCAAATTACCTGTGAAGgtttcctcttcgtccaTATCGCTACCATGGAATAAAGACCTAATAGCAAGTCGCTTCGTTGATTGAAGATTGGAGGATATATAAAAATCATACCTCGTTTGTGCTTTGATGTCTATGTCATCTTTAATGTCTTCCCAAGCGTCTGCATCTGTTTTCGGTTTCTTTTGTTTCGTCTTGTCGTTCTTTACATTGACCGAGTGAACGTTGGACTTGATTTGCTGGTCTTTTGTTCTCTTCGTTGGCCTGCCAGAGGGCTTATCGTCGATAACTTCAGCCTTCCGTTTGCCAAGTTTTTTTGCTGAAGGCTTTGGCATTCCTTCGAGTGGTTTAGGGGCAGACTGCTTGTTTTTTGCACGATGTCCCATGGTGCAGTATCGTAGAACGCGTAGACAGTGCAGTATCAACTTCCCTGCCTAAAAAAAATTACATCACGTAAGTCCAGTTTTCCATTAAGGGAGTCATAAGCGCTGGTCGCCGATGGCGGAGCTACTTACACAGTTTTTTGTACTGACTACTGTATCTATCCTAATCTCAGTCCTAGCATGAATCCACCCAAAAAACTCGCCCTAGCCTGGAAATCTGCTGTCAGGAACGTGACCAGAGCATTCCAAATCGAGTACACTCTGGGTGGTCTCTTGTCTCCTGCTGCGTTCGTGGTATAGAACCAGCTCTCGAATCGCTTTGCTGCCAGGCCCCAATCAATTCGAATGATTGATGTAGAACCCAAGTACTGTCAATATCAACAGCAACCACATGCCGATTTGCTGGTCAGACGGCTTTCGACACATCAAGAATCCAAAGGGAAACAGCATGTACCTGTAACAAGACGAATATTCCCCCGAAAACAAACGCTACCATCTTTGCACCTTTCTTAACGAATATCCCAGCACATATGCCTTTGCGATGTTTCTCGTGTCATTACAAGTTGATAGCATTGAGGCGAGACGTTTTCACCCACCAGTGACAGTCCCAAAGGATAGTTCGTAAAGGCTGATGGATGAttcaggaggaggaggaatgtCAGATGAACCATAAGATGGTTTCGTGGTCCTTTCTGCCTGCTTAGTCGGCGGAACCGCTGTAGAATGGATTCAGCATTGTGTGGTGGAATTAGACCTATCACTGAATCGTACGTTCACACCAGATTGATGGTCTTGTTATCAGGGAAATTCCCATTCCTAACCCTGTAAGACCAATTGCCTTCCATGCTGTAGGAAGTGTACGGAGACGTTGAGTGTTTTGAGAAAGTTTGGATGTTGTTGTTGGAGACGTGACTTTGAGCGACAAGTGCGAGAGACCGATACGACTCGTTGAGAATGTATATGATTTGTGTTGAAGAAGGCCGTTACGCGCCAGGAACTTGAGAAACATGATAGACGTACTTGGGAAAGGAGTTCGCACCACCACAAACTCAAGTGTGATGATGTCATTAGATTTTGTACAATACACTGGACTCACAACTGTACAATACAATAGTTCGTTTCATCTGTGATATACTCGTAATTTACTACCTCCAAGTTGACCTTGCCGACACAGAATTACCACCAGCCATCGTGCGCGAACTGAAAACTGACGCCGAGGCACTTTGTGGGACGTCATATCGAGGATTGTGCCAGGTTGCCCATTGTCTCTCATCACGATACGAAGGCAAAGCTGCAGGACTGGGTAAAGACAAGCCATATTGTCTTGGCAGTGCTGTTCGATTGAAGTGTGAAGAAATAGGCGTCGGTAGGGGTCGAAAATGGCCTCGCGGGATCGTAGCAGGAGTCAGTAACGAAGGATGGCGAGGTCGTGAGCCGCTCCTGTCACTCTGAGACGAGATATCTGAGCTAGTATGAGTACTAGAAGCGGAAAAAGTTGGCTGGCTACTGATGGCGAGAGACTGTTGTAACGGACTTCCCCAATACAAATACGACGATGGAATTGATGAACTTGTCGATGGACTGCGCTCGATGAGACGGTTTGAGAATGGATTGGGGAGAGGCAATGGACGTGAACGTAGCGATCTGGATGGAAACTGTGGCGATTGGTGTTCAGGCGGCACAGGGAACTGTGCCAACAACGCAGATTTGGATACTGTCTCGTACGAAGGAGGGCTAACGCTGATTGAAGGTGGTGGATGTTTCTCTATTTTCGTACCACGAAGAGAAGTCGTAACTTGTGCTTCCTCACTGTATGCCTTCGCGACGGGTCGGGTATCTTTAGATACCAACGGTATCATAGAGTCCGTTGAAAGCCGCCGACGTGAAGTTGACCCGGTGGTCGCTTCGGTTTCGTTCGGTGAAGGGGGCTGGGGTATGAAAGACATTATCCCCAGGTAGCAAGCATAGGCAGCCACTAGATCAACAACTTTAGTGCAACGAGGCGGCGAAGAAGCGGGGGTAAAACGCACGGAGACCCGAGATTGTCCATGTCGCAATAACGAGAGACATCGAGAGCCGATTGCAAATCGTGACAGACCCTGATTGGAAGATGAGAATTGTGGTAGGTAGTTGGATGGGTCAGATACCTAAGTTACACGGGTACGTGCGCCCAACAAATGAAAAGAATGCTGCACAGGCTGGAAGCAGGTGTTAGTCATATCAACCAACCGCCATGAGATGATGACCTACTCAGTGTCAGTAGTAGATATATCGATACTCGAGCGATGTCCAGCCACACGCGGAATTTCACGACCATGCTATGGAGAAGCGATCTCCTCACCCGGAAAAAAGACATGCAAAAAAGATTGAGAACTTACACCAAATATAGGAACGCTCCAACAACTCCATAGCAAGTTGCCAGACCAATCAGGAATGCACCTACAAGACACCGAGGATTGTGTACCTAGAATTAGAAAGAAAGAACGGATGCTCACGCTGTGCAAGATCGTATTGATTCCAATTCTTGTATGCATA
Proteins encoded:
- a CDS encoding uncharacterized protein (BUSCO:EOG09260RS7), which gives rise to MAPKSLGKEKQIGDDDEVLQAVILADSFNKRFRPLTTRKPRCLLPICNAPLLDWTFESLALAGVQEIFVICRSHAEQVKETIAESRWSKPGSGIKIVPIMTAKETFSSGDALRDVYTRGLVTGDFVLVHGDLVSNIRVDEVVRVHKERKKKDRDAIMTIVVKECGGGGRTRSKGDSSIFVLDSETSECLHIESVIGYPRKTHIRIPREILVEHPDVDIRNDLIDCGIDVCSVEVPSLFQDNFDYLDIRRDFVHGVLTSDLLMKNIYCYVAKGGYAARVQDTKSYDSISKDILSRWTFPLVPDNNHPAGHVYEHRRGNKYIARDNSVLLARTSKIGNNSLVGSGAQVFNNAQIISSVIGRNCIIGHNTVIDNAYIFDNTKIGSGCFIEQSIIGTGVTVGDDTKISRGCLIGDGVSLASGIQLEPFVRLSKRIDDEDDDDSEVEDIEEDQDAAQARLGVDANVIVWTRTSFSGSEHDEADEDGVDNIKNQRFMRIGDDAADLDVSDAGSESGDEESESDDDESDLHLGNLPTSSSTSLETGGVISSDLKAENELRHEVNQSLERAFTEGHSLENAAVELKTLRMASNVPITRVREAVISAIVEKISIIEGGGVPQRREIAGVVSRWGPLIGKIGGFDAVETISELQIHCTTSTRFPLFGQILAALYQEDIVEEEDIRAWHNLPASQGDGNEQMKKCWLIGGQMIEQFDEQESDDDDEEESDS
- the NOP2 gene encoding rRNA (cytosine-C5-)-methyltransferase nop2; translated protein: MGHRAKNKQSAPKPLEGMPKPSAKKLGKRKAEVIDDKPSGRPTKRTKDQQIKSNVHSVNVKNDKTKQKKPKTDADAWEDIKDDIDIKAQTRSLFHGSDMDEEETFTGNLNDIEVDEDELLRGEVEEFDFDSDEVELPPQQFSSRIKKSKQAERPLKIIPNASDNSDSDEDSDDDPVTMANMETKSRALEARAAKEAQLDLDEIQAAAEMEDGDDFDMEDVEDDDENGEADGETFNLPTAEEREAERNAGGPDVHVVQRRMRECTRVLQKFKKRAEKGRSRAEYTSQLISDIASYYGYNEFLAEKLFLLFPVAEAIEFFEANEVPRPVTIRTNTLRTRRRDLAQVLINRGVNLEPIGKWTNVGLQVFESSVPIGATPEYLAGHYMLQAASSFLPVIALSPQPGERVLDMASAPGGKTTHIAALLQNTGVVFANDANKARTKSLSANVHRLGCKNVVVCSYDGREFPKVMGGFDRVLLDAPCSGTGVISKDSSVKVNKSERDFTLLAHLQKQLILCALDSVKPESKSGSYVVYSTCSVTVDENEAVVDYALRKRPNVHLVDTGIGFGVEGYTSYRGKVYDKSVKLTRRFYPHVHNMDGFFVAKFKVEKRSKKMLSGDKEQDNVGEETVTADRVDGDGEKVTFDDEEDKPYIEESKRRYLKSKGLRVPPRTAAVVKA